From Thalassococcus sp. S3, one genomic window encodes:
- a CDS encoding HlyD family efflux transporter periplasmic adaptor subunit, with translation MPLHTRAEDQTGQSNSSPMETHPNPTRQVAALGRLEPTGKVIAVAAPPAASDAPLSELHVAVGDAVAANDLLATFANAPRLEAHLRRAHAELQVHEVELERVRNALRLEKLNAEAALRIAQTELADAERVLQRQEQLSTSATASQASLDTARTQRDIQQAQLDQAEARLNEVAGDVEQHPDIEAARLAVARAAADVAIAQVEVDQTRLIAPISGVVLEIQSRAGERPGSGGIVRIADTSTMVVRMEVHQNRIHHVTTGAPVIVLGEALTEPLSGVVTFIGLEVLDQGLIGTDPVVTNNARVFEVEATLDAPSAQVAANLINLQVIATIEIAE, from the coding sequence ATGCCACTGCACACACGCGCGGAAGACCAGACAGGACAGAGCAATTCTTCGCCGATGGAAACACACCCCAATCCGACCCGGCAGGTTGCTGCGTTAGGGCGGCTTGAGCCCACGGGCAAGGTCATCGCCGTGGCAGCTCCGCCTGCCGCATCTGACGCACCGCTCTCGGAGCTTCATGTTGCCGTCGGTGATGCCGTCGCGGCCAATGACCTCTTGGCGACTTTCGCAAACGCCCCCCGGCTTGAGGCACACCTGCGTCGCGCACACGCGGAGTTGCAGGTTCACGAAGTAGAGCTTGAGCGTGTCCGCAACGCCTTGCGATTGGAGAAACTGAACGCTGAGGCGGCCTTGCGCATTGCCCAGACGGAGCTTGCTGACGCTGAACGCGTTTTACAACGGCAAGAGCAACTCAGCACCAGCGCGACCGCGAGCCAAGCGTCGCTTGATACCGCGCGGACCCAGAGAGACATCCAGCAGGCGCAATTGGATCAAGCGGAAGCCCGATTGAATGAGGTTGCGGGCGATGTAGAGCAGCATCCCGACATTGAGGCGGCGCGCCTGGCAGTGGCACGCGCGGCAGCGGATGTCGCAATTGCGCAGGTTGAAGTGGATCAGACCCGACTGATCGCCCCTATTAGCGGGGTGGTCCTTGAAATCCAAAGCCGCGCCGGGGAACGCCCCGGTTCCGGTGGCATCGTGCGGATCGCCGACACCTCAACAATGGTGGTTCGGATGGAGGTTCACCAGAACCGTATACACCACGTGACGACGGGAGCGCCGGTCATCGTATTAGGAGAGGCCCTCACAGAGCCACTATCCGGCGTCGTGACGTTCATCGGGCTCGAAGTGCTCGACCAGGGATTGATCGGAACCGACCCCGTTGTCACCAACAATGCGCGGGTCTTTGAAGTCGAAGCGACGCTTGATGCGCCGTCCGCCCAAGTCGCCGCGAATCTGATCAATCTTCAGGTGATCGCAACAATCGAGATTGCCGAATGA
- a CDS encoding TetR/AcrR family transcriptional regulator, giving the protein MQWHSGCWQIHTGDQERSDPGYGKPANDPGPPRPPATPGRFAIDMNILGQDPFGGISVGHSGSFDLIESSLNKVFVESVVNRGAMKADKPKFRRRKETRPDELVDAAIAEFSEHGYGDARLARVAERAKVANGTIYHYFSDKAELFAAVVDKAFLSPLEPKADMDPRAIDDPIGAAIEQMLTDEMISIIAILLFEASRYPDPVGRIAEAFLADIEARLAGVMSGQQPDQAEKATYPLSIVVFPISVALVERARGDVNWANKARRVALEYIALLRNKRM; this is encoded by the coding sequence GTGCAGTGGCATTCTGGGTGCTGGCAAATCCACACCGGCGATCAAGAACGTTCCGATCCCGGCTATGGCAAGCCCGCCAACGATCCAGGGCCACCGCGCCCGCCGGCCACGCCGGGGCGCTTTGCGATCGACATGAACATCCTTGGGCAGGACCCTTTTGGTGGTATCAGTGTTGGACATTCTGGATCGTTCGACCTTATTGAAAGTTCTCTCAATAAGGTCTTTGTTGAGAGTGTTGTCAATAGGGGTGCCATGAAAGCTGACAAACCAAAATTTCGCCGCCGCAAAGAAACGCGGCCCGATGAACTTGTGGACGCGGCCATCGCCGAGTTTTCAGAGCATGGGTATGGCGATGCACGGCTCGCGCGGGTTGCTGAACGGGCCAAGGTCGCGAACGGGACGATCTACCATTACTTCTCTGACAAGGCTGAACTCTTCGCCGCCGTGGTCGACAAAGCTTTTCTGTCGCCCTTGGAGCCGAAAGCCGATATGGACCCGCGTGCGATTGACGATCCAATAGGCGCAGCGATCGAACAAATGCTCACCGATGAAATGATTTCGATCATTGCGATCTTACTGTTCGAAGCATCGCGGTATCCCGATCCGGTAGGCCGGATCGCCGAAGCCTTTCTCGCTGACATCGAAGCGCGGCTCGCGGGCGTGATGTCTGGACAACAACCGGACCAAGCCGAGAAGGCGACCTACCCGCTCAGCATTGTTGTCTTTCCGATTTCCGTGGCACTGGTCGAACGGGCGCGGGGTGATGTGAACTGGGCCAATAAAGCGCGGAGGGTCGCGCTCGAGTACATTGCGCTCCTAAGAAACAAAAGGATGTGA
- a CDS encoding LysR family transcriptional regulator: MKQRIVFVTFMSLSLQSLQALTAVAETGSYAGAARQLGLTPPGVSQHVHGMEKCYSVTLFTRDSGKLVPTPLCEQICDASERMLVEKTAVERMLSRNGSLKNGCLSVGLGNGRSGMSLVSAFSKRYPNVSLNVTTGSFQTIMRAVLNHSVDVGVLPETPKDSRFRRVELLAAQVVAIAHPESQIARYQTLTAADLMKERLIFRAEGSSTQKVVNRFFLDQGMTPTACLTLDQRDGVYEAVANGLGVGFVWRIGSRGNDDVVPIFLAGARTTSTNVVFAPVDRRLQTLDAFFRLAGGVS; encoded by the coding sequence ATGAAGCAAAGAATCGTTTTCGTGACCTTCATGTCGCTGTCGTTGCAATCACTCCAGGCTTTAACGGCTGTCGCCGAGACTGGCTCTTATGCGGGCGCGGCGCGTCAACTTGGGCTGACCCCTCCAGGCGTGTCGCAACACGTTCACGGCATGGAAAAGTGCTATTCGGTCACTCTTTTCACCCGTGACAGCGGAAAACTCGTTCCAACCCCGTTGTGCGAGCAGATCTGTGATGCGTCGGAACGGATGCTGGTTGAGAAAACCGCCGTTGAGCGGATGCTAAGCCGCAACGGGTCTTTGAAGAACGGCTGCCTTTCAGTGGGCTTGGGCAACGGTCGATCTGGTATGTCTTTGGTTTCAGCCTTCAGCAAACGTTATCCAAACGTCTCGCTGAACGTCACAACTGGCTCCTTCCAAACAATCATGCGCGCCGTCTTGAATCATTCGGTTGACGTCGGGGTCCTGCCTGAAACCCCAAAAGACAGTCGGTTTCGACGTGTCGAGTTGCTGGCCGCTCAAGTCGTTGCCATTGCACATCCGGAAAGCCAGATTGCTCGATACCAAACCCTGACTGCGGCTGATTTGATGAAGGAACGGCTGATCTTCCGGGCCGAGGGGTCTTCCACCCAAAAGGTGGTCAATCGTTTCTTCCTCGACCAGGGGATGACGCCGACAGCTTGTCTGACACTGGATCAACGAGACGGTGTATACGAGGCTGTCGCCAATGGTCTGGGGGTCGGGTTTGTTTGGCGTATCGGCTCTCGCGGTAATGACGACGTCGTTCCGATCTTTCTGGCTGGCGCCAGAACGACAAGTACGAATGTTGTGTTCGCCCCGGTTGATCGAAGACTGCAGACGCTGGATGCCTTCTTCAGGCTCGCTGGCGGCGTGAGTTAG
- a CDS encoding ABC transporter substrate-binding protein has product MQVTKKSIGLALAASFVASSAMAEQRELVINMDRTSELDQKASQDLIDAFEAANPDIKVKWNNFDREGYKSAIRNFLIADAPDIVVWFPGNRMAPFVDAGLFDPVDDVWDENNFREELASSIPTTTRDGKLWGVPYRVAGWMLFRNDALYEEARIEPTDNWEEFLANCETFAAMDVDCVTTGTRDLWPGAGLFDLINMRVNGYEFHMDLANGEIPWTDDRVRATFTEWGKLAPYITQDHAALGWDEAAARLSSGKAANFLIGTFAIKTFRSGGMTDDTLGMQAFPIINPDVPRSEEAPINTYHMPSGAKNKEDARKFLAFVGKAEQQTAYNQTTIGMPVNKTATPPDDKFLTEAFELLSSAHALSQFFDRDAPAEMAKPAMEGFQEFMAKPERVDAILERLESVRAKAYR; this is encoded by the coding sequence ATGCAGGTTACGAAAAAGTCAATCGGTCTCGCGCTAGCGGCTTCGTTTGTCGCAAGCTCAGCCATGGCCGAACAGCGCGAGCTGGTCATCAACATGGACCGTACGAGCGAGCTTGACCAAAAAGCGTCTCAGGATCTGATCGATGCTTTCGAAGCGGCCAACCCCGATATCAAGGTAAAATGGAACAACTTTGACCGCGAGGGCTACAAATCTGCGATCCGAAATTTCTTGATCGCAGATGCACCGGACATTGTTGTTTGGTTCCCGGGAAACCGCATGGCACCTTTTGTCGACGCGGGCCTCTTTGATCCAGTCGATGATGTTTGGGATGAAAACAATTTCCGCGAAGAGCTTGCGTCTTCCATTCCGACCACAACACGCGACGGGAAACTCTGGGGTGTCCCCTACCGCGTTGCCGGTTGGATGTTGTTCCGCAATGACGCGCTTTATGAAGAAGCAAGGATTGAGCCGACCGACAATTGGGAGGAGTTCCTGGCCAACTGCGAAACATTTGCCGCGATGGACGTCGATTGTGTGACCACCGGCACGCGGGACCTCTGGCCGGGGGCAGGCTTGTTTGACCTGATCAACATGCGCGTGAACGGCTATGAGTTCCATATGGATTTGGCCAATGGTGAGATCCCTTGGACCGATGACCGTGTGCGCGCGACGTTCACTGAGTGGGGCAAACTCGCGCCCTATATTACGCAAGACCATGCTGCGCTTGGCTGGGACGAAGCCGCGGCGCGCCTTTCGAGTGGGAAAGCCGCAAACTTCCTGATCGGTACGTTTGCGATCAAGACGTTCCGGTCTGGCGGGATGACGGACGACACGCTCGGGATGCAGGCATTTCCGATCATCAACCCGGATGTCCCAAGATCTGAAGAAGCCCCGATCAACACCTACCACATGCCATCGGGTGCCAAGAACAAAGAGGACGCGCGCAAGTTCCTCGCCTTTGTGGGAAAGGCGGAGCAACAAACGGCTTACAACCAGACAACGATCGGTATGCCAGTCAACAAAACCGCAACGCCCCCGGACGACAAGTTCCTCACAGAAGCGTTTGAGTTGCTGTCTTCGGCGCATGCTCTGTCGCAGTTTTTCGACCGTGACGCACCCGCTGAGATGGCGAAACCCGCGATGGAGGGGTTTCAGGAGTTCATGGCGAAACCGGAGCGCGTAGATGCAATCCTCGAACGCCTCGAAAGTGTTCGCGCGAAAGCCTACCGCTAG
- a CDS encoding carbohydrate ABC transporter permease gives MTSGAITRRRKRKRFDPTPWLFLAPAMIFFLVYVIFPIGQSIGISFLEWDGLGEKEWVGLRNYRDLLDDAAFYVSLKNNLIWLVLYLLAIPAGLFLALFLNQTVTGIRLYKSLFFFPFVISNVVVGLIFSWFYAPDFGFMPKIIGFFTGQEIAVLANETLATYGIIAAGLWPQIAYCMILYLTGLNSINSELVEAARLDNAKGFKMLWHVILPQLRPATFIALVVTVIGALRSFDLVAIMTVGGPWGSSRVLSYFMFEQSLSEYGTSMGYGAAIAVVLFAIMLVFITVFIVRMIIQERTA, from the coding sequence ATGACCTCCGGCGCCATAACACGCAGAAGAAAGCGTAAACGCTTTGACCCAACGCCCTGGCTGTTTCTGGCGCCGGCCATGATCTTTTTCCTTGTCTATGTGATCTTTCCCATCGGGCAGTCGATTGGCATCAGTTTTCTCGAGTGGGACGGGCTTGGGGAAAAGGAATGGGTGGGTCTTCGGAACTACCGGGATCTCCTCGACGATGCCGCGTTCTATGTGTCTCTCAAGAATAACCTGATCTGGCTGGTTCTGTACTTACTGGCGATACCGGCAGGTCTGTTTCTTGCGTTGTTTTTGAACCAAACCGTTACAGGCATCCGGCTCTACAAGTCCCTGTTCTTCTTCCCCTTTGTCATTAGCAACGTCGTGGTCGGCCTGATCTTTAGCTGGTTCTACGCACCGGATTTCGGATTCATGCCGAAGATCATTGGCTTCTTCACAGGCCAAGAGATTGCGGTGCTCGCCAATGAAACATTAGCGACCTACGGTATTATCGCAGCTGGTCTTTGGCCACAGATTGCCTACTGCATGATCCTGTATCTCACGGGTCTGAACAGCATTAACTCAGAACTCGTGGAGGCGGCGCGGCTGGATAATGCCAAAGGCTTCAAAATGCTATGGCATGTGATCTTGCCGCAGCTTCGGCCAGCCACTTTCATCGCGCTGGTCGTGACGGTCATTGGCGCGCTGCGCTCCTTTGATCTGGTCGCCATCATGACAGTCGGCGGCCCTTGGGGGTCGTCGCGCGTCTTATCCTATTTCATGTTTGAGCAGAGCCTTTCGGAATACGGTACATCCATGGGCTACGGCGCGGCGATTGCCGTTGTTCTGTTTGCCATCATGCTGGTCTTCATCACCGTGTTCATCGTTCGGATGATCATTCAGGAAAGAACAGCCTGA
- a CDS encoding carbohydrate ABC transporter permease, giving the protein MFPMPIEKTQPWTRFAYRVFLPIVLLLWLLPLLGVALTSLKPAADLDSGNYFGLPSRVAFENYWLVFTNSNIGLYFWNSIKVTVPTVVCSISLSLLAGFALATYSFRSNLIIFFMFVAGNFVPFQILAIPVRDLTINIGLYDTTLGLALSHIAFQTGFCTLFMRNFIKALPDALIESARVEGVSEWKIFWHIVVPLVRPAIAALSVLVFTFIWNEYFWATIMSQSVDVRPVTAGINELSGEWKAQWELISAASILTAAPPVLMFFLMQKHFIAGLTLGATKG; this is encoded by the coding sequence ATGTTCCCGATGCCGATAGAGAAAACTCAGCCATGGACCCGTTTTGCCTATCGGGTCTTCCTGCCCATTGTCCTCCTGTTGTGGCTGCTTCCGCTTTTGGGCGTGGCGCTCACGTCTCTAAAGCCTGCGGCGGATCTCGACTCCGGAAACTACTTCGGGCTTCCGTCCCGGGTCGCCTTTGAGAACTACTGGCTGGTTTTTACCAACAGCAATATCGGCCTGTACTTTTGGAACTCGATCAAGGTCACGGTTCCAACTGTGGTCTGTTCCATCTCACTGTCGCTGTTGGCAGGCTTTGCGCTGGCCACATACAGTTTCCGCAGCAACCTGATCATCTTCTTCATGTTCGTTGCTGGCAACTTCGTGCCCTTCCAAATCCTCGCGATCCCCGTCCGGGATCTGACCATCAACATTGGCCTCTATGACACGACGCTTGGGCTGGCCCTTTCTCACATCGCGTTCCAGACCGGCTTCTGCACGCTCTTCATGCGCAACTTTATCAAGGCCCTACCGGACGCGTTGATCGAATCCGCGCGTGTTGAGGGGGTCAGTGAGTGGAAGATTTTCTGGCACATCGTGGTGCCATTGGTGCGCCCCGCGATTGCGGCGCTTTCCGTGCTGGTCTTCACCTTCATTTGGAACGAGTACTTCTGGGCGACAATCATGTCCCAATCGGTGGACGTGCGTCCCGTGACCGCCGGGATCAACGAACTGAGCGGCGAGTGGAAGGCGCAATGGGAGCTGATCTCGGCAGCCTCTATTCTCACCGCTGCGCCGCCCGTCCTGATGTTCTTTTTGATGCAAAAGCACTTCATCGCCGGTCTCACCCTTGGAGCGACGAAGGGCTGA
- a CDS encoding ABC transporter ATP-binding protein, whose product MAEVKLSGIRKSFGPTEVIKGVDLDIPQGSFCVFVGPSGCGKSTLLRMIAGLEDITDGSLEIGGREMIDVAPAKRGVAMVFQSYALYPHMTVADNVTFGLRMANHPKEDTQKRCHEAARMLKLDALLDRKPSQLSGGQRQRVAIGRAIVRNPEVFLFDEPLSNLDAALRVEMRAEITRLHANLDATMIYVTHDQVEAMTMADMIVVLDKGMIEQVGSPLDLYHEPNTLFVARFMGSPQMNTFAVELSDAGGGNVSCALPGGTSIQLDGSSLRTGQATFGIRPEHLDVVAEGDLNGQAVLCERLGAETMLHVDIGLSHPIIVKADGLTDVEEGDGVGLKLNPKACHLFGPDDRRVRSGSLQ is encoded by the coding sequence ATGGCTGAGGTCAAGCTAAGCGGCATCCGAAAGAGCTTTGGACCGACCGAGGTCATCAAAGGTGTGGATCTCGACATACCACAAGGATCGTTCTGCGTGTTCGTGGGTCCATCCGGCTGCGGGAAATCCACGCTCTTGCGCATGATCGCAGGGCTGGAAGACATCACCGACGGTTCGCTTGAGATCGGCGGCCGTGAAATGATTGATGTCGCGCCAGCCAAGCGTGGTGTAGCCATGGTATTTCAATCCTATGCGCTCTATCCACACATGACTGTGGCCGATAACGTGACCTTTGGCCTGCGCATGGCCAATCACCCGAAAGAAGATACCCAAAAACGCTGCCATGAGGCGGCGCGCATGCTGAAGCTTGACGCATTGCTGGACCGCAAGCCGTCTCAGCTTTCTGGGGGCCAGCGCCAGCGCGTCGCAATCGGGCGCGCTATCGTGCGCAACCCGGAGGTGTTTCTCTTCGACGAACCGCTGTCAAATCTGGACGCGGCACTCCGCGTTGAAATGCGTGCAGAAATTACCCGGCTGCACGCGAACCTCGACGCCACGATGATCTATGTAACGCATGACCAGGTGGAAGCCATGACCATGGCCGACATGATCGTGGTGCTGGACAAGGGCATGATCGAGCAAGTTGGCTCCCCGTTGGACCTCTACCACGAGCCCAACACGCTCTTCGTTGCCAGATTCATGGGGTCGCCGCAGATGAACACGTTTGCTGTTGAGCTGTCCGATGCCGGGGGCGGCAACGTGTCCTGCGCGCTGCCGGGTGGGACTTCGATCCAGCTGGACGGGTCTTCGCTCAGAACTGGACAAGCCACATTTGGCATACGCCCGGAGCACCTGGATGTCGTCGCCGAAGGTGATCTGAACGGCCAAGCAGTGCTGTGCGAACGCCTCGGAGCGGAAACGATGCTGCACGTGGACATTGGCCTGTCGCATCCAATCATCGTAAAGGCCGACGGCTTGACGGACGTTGAAGAAGGCGATGGGGTCGGCCTCAAGCTCAATCCCAAAGCCTGCCACCTCTTTGGCCCGGATGACCGCCGGGTCAGATCAGGGTCCTTGCAATAG
- a CDS encoding alkaline phosphatase family protein produces the protein MTDVDRVVVIVFDGLRPDVIENTTPNLHSFAHDALWFTEARSVFPSMTRVATTSFATGHWPMTHGIVNNAFHIPELVRGSALNTASFEHLSRLKAREPVVTCESLGHALAAAGKRMEAIHCGSAGAAYLVNHDVAALQQETFSIHGEASTQTPQTVRRIVSEYGPLPPQDIPKLASLEYANRVFVGSTLTGDVPDVALLWLVEPDTTWHHFGLGSPEAHSVLRAADEVFGNVLDAISRLPGRTTLITMSDHGQITTASEVDITAAMQADGLPASHLPGPEHRLGLTRGSMSEIRSLNGDSGLCAAACDWLMNRDDIGLVFARDDLVESLPGTLPQSLVMHGHDRDAELYFTMRASDETDKWGLPGQCAFISDVELGCGIHGGLNRYELTTTLIVKTPDGRRGRDASPVGLVDIAPTVAELLGVRMSAAGAPLPLFEPRAALHKVEVASTSHAGYSQELRLNLIDGRAYIDHGNRLT, from the coding sequence ATGACGGACGTGGATCGCGTGGTTGTCATCGTCTTCGATGGGCTGCGCCCCGACGTGATCGAAAATACGACGCCAAATCTGCATAGTTTTGCCCACGACGCGCTCTGGTTCACGGAGGCGCGCTCCGTCTTTCCATCGATGACTCGGGTGGCAACTACATCTTTTGCCACGGGGCATTGGCCCATGACCCATGGGATTGTGAACAATGCCTTTCACATCCCAGAGCTGGTACGGGGCAGCGCACTGAACACCGCGAGTTTCGAACACCTGTCCCGTCTCAAAGCCCGTGAGCCAGTCGTGACCTGCGAAAGCCTCGGTCACGCCCTGGCGGCGGCTGGCAAGCGGATGGAGGCGATCCATTGTGGTTCGGCTGGAGCTGCTTACCTAGTGAACCACGATGTCGCCGCCTTGCAGCAAGAGACATTTTCGATCCATGGAGAAGCGTCGACCCAAACGCCACAAACCGTCCGGAGGATCGTATCAGAATACGGTCCATTGCCCCCGCAAGACATCCCGAAACTGGCGTCGCTGGAATACGCAAACCGTGTCTTTGTAGGCTCGACCCTAACCGGGGATGTGCCAGACGTTGCGCTGCTTTGGCTGGTAGAGCCCGACACGACCTGGCACCATTTTGGCCTTGGCTCGCCCGAGGCGCATTCAGTGCTTCGAGCCGCAGACGAGGTGTTTGGCAACGTATTGGATGCGATCTCAAGGCTTCCGGGACGCACGACCCTAATTACCATGTCGGATCATGGCCAGATCACTACCGCTAGCGAGGTCGACATCACTGCGGCAATGCAGGCGGACGGACTACCTGCCAGCCATCTGCCGGGACCGGAGCATAGACTTGGGCTGACGCGAGGGTCTATGTCAGAAATCCGCAGCCTAAACGGCGATAGCGGGTTATGCGCTGCCGCCTGTGACTGGCTGATGAACCGTGACGATATTGGTTTGGTCTTTGCGCGTGATGATCTTGTCGAAAGCTTACCGGGAACGTTGCCGCAATCGCTGGTCATGCACGGCCATGATCGTGACGCAGAACTGTACTTCACAATGCGCGCCTCCGATGAGACGGACAAATGGGGGTTGCCTGGTCAGTGCGCTTTTATCTCCGATGTAGAGCTGGGCTGCGGAATTCATGGCGGGCTGAACCGCTACGAACTGACGACGACCTTGATAGTGAAAACTCCTGACGGGCGGCGTGGCAGGGACGCAAGCCCAGTGGGCCTCGTAGACATCGCACCAACAGTCGCTGAGTTGCTCGGGGTTCGCATGTCCGCTGCTGGCGCGCCGCTACCGCTCTTTGAACCCCGCGCGGCACTGCACAAGGTCGAAGTCGCAAGTACAAGCCATGCAGGCTATTCACAGGAGCTCCGCCTCAATTTGATCGACGGTCGCGCTTACATCGATCATGGCAACAGACTGACCTAA
- a CDS encoding PAAR-like domain-containing protein, giving the protein MEKSAARHSGKEATIVCLSPEVCNTAVGSSVTPIPYMIISKLDWSQSTVTSTIFTGTEAFTMASRTNKVVDDEVGTKGGVVRRQPWLVSPEIQQDERLCRGPRTDPERQPLRDELRRAGRTG; this is encoded by the coding sequence ATGGAAAAATCCGCCGCCCGCCATTCCGGCAAGGAGGCGACGATCGTCTGCCTCTCTCCCGAAGTGTGCAACACGGCTGTCGGGTCTTCGGTGACGCCAATCCCTTACATGATCATCTCCAAGCTCGACTGGTCGCAGTCGACCGTCACCTCGACGATCTTCACGGGTACGGAGGCCTTCACCATGGCCTCGCGCACGAACAAGGTCGTCGACGACGAGGTCGGCACGAAGGGCGGTGTCGTCCGGCGTCAACCTTGGCTGGTGTCGCCCGAAATCCAACAAGACGAGCGTCTTTGTAGAGGGCCGCGAACTGATCCAGAACGACAACCTCTACGAGATGAACTGCGCAGGGCCGGACGGACCGGGTAA
- a CDS encoding adenosylcobinamide amidohydrolase, protein MTPERVHLDRPWLSFDLGSRVRVLSWTLNRPGIVTANRIVWREVRNANLPEELDVHEWLNRELSARGEEESVAFLTSRAIDRFHCAGAQIGSANAFAVATVGLSNAERVGHRQPPHPFAYGTINIAAQLDTGLTEAGLIEAMSIVVQARTAAILDANVPLVSGQATGTGTDCVAVAVPPGEAAYAGLHTEIGEALGRAVYDAVSAGAADWKAEQEVSEDA, encoded by the coding sequence GTGACCCCGGAGCGTGTTCATCTGGACCGACCATGGCTGAGTTTCGATCTAGGCAGTCGGGTTCGGGTGCTCAGTTGGACACTCAACCGCCCCGGAATCGTCACCGCAAACCGGATCGTGTGGAGAGAGGTGCGCAACGCAAACCTGCCCGAAGAGTTGGACGTGCATGAATGGCTCAACCGGGAACTGAGCGCACGAGGCGAAGAGGAAAGCGTGGCTTTCTTGACCTCCCGCGCGATCGATCGCTTTCATTGCGCCGGGGCTCAAATAGGGTCGGCCAATGCTTTCGCGGTCGCAACGGTTGGCCTGTCGAATGCTGAGCGTGTGGGTCACCGTCAGCCACCGCACCCATTCGCCTATGGGACAATAAATATCGCGGCTCAACTGGATACCGGTCTGACCGAGGCGGGGCTCATCGAAGCGATGAGCATCGTTGTTCAGGCACGCACAGCAGCTATCCTTGATGCGAACGTCCCCCTTGTTTCAGGGCAAGCAACAGGGACAGGAACAGATTGCGTTGCGGTTGCGGTGCCGCCCGGTGAAGCCGCCTATGCTGGACTGCACACTGAAATCGGGGAAGCTCTGGGCCGTGCCGTTTATGACGCGGTCTCTGCCGGCGCAGCGGACTGGAAAGCAGAACAGGAGGTAAGTGAAGATGCTTGA
- a CDS encoding ABC transporter ATP-binding protein: MTLLSIDSLSVSLRDRDVLRHVSFNVDRGECIGLLGPNGVGKTTLMRAALGLIPHQGQSSIAELKPAERAQQAAWMPQAREIAWPVTVETLVMLGRLPHLASGQRPTSQDHALVDAALAAMDLNSLRSRTATRLSGGEQARVLIARALAQDTPLIVADEPVAGLDPAHQISTMRTFAGLAQSGRSVIVSLHDLGLAARHCTRLILLSEGTIVADGTPADVLTLDRMAQVFGIRAFYRDTEEGPVFQALEVIA; this comes from the coding sequence ATGACTTTGCTGTCCATAGACAGCCTGTCCGTCTCTCTGCGTGATCGCGATGTTCTGCGACATGTATCGTTCAACGTGGATCGCGGAGAATGCATCGGTCTTTTAGGCCCCAACGGTGTGGGCAAGACGACGCTGATGCGGGCGGCCCTGGGGCTGATCCCGCATCAAGGGCAAAGCAGCATCGCAGAGTTGAAACCGGCAGAGCGCGCGCAGCAGGCCGCATGGATGCCACAAGCGCGTGAAATCGCGTGGCCGGTTACAGTCGAAACACTCGTCATGTTGGGGCGCCTGCCGCATTTGGCCAGCGGCCAACGTCCGACCAGCCAAGATCATGCGCTGGTTGATGCGGCACTTGCCGCGATGGACCTGAACAGTCTTCGGTCCCGCACGGCCACACGCCTGTCCGGAGGGGAGCAGGCGCGCGTTCTCATTGCCCGGGCACTTGCGCAAGATACACCGCTGATCGTTGCCGATGAACCGGTCGCAGGGCTGGATCCCGCACATCAGATCTCGACCATGCGGACCTTTGCCGGTTTGGCGCAGTCAGGGCGCAGCGTGATCGTCTCTCTTCATGATCTCGGGCTTGCGGCGCGGCACTGCACGCGGCTGATCCTGCTCTCAGAGGGCACGATTGTCGCTGACGGAACCCCGGCTGACGTCCTCACGCTCGACCGGATGGCGCAGGTCTTCGGCATTCGCGCCTTCTACCGTGACACAGAAGAAGGCCCGGTTTTCCAGGCGTTGGAGGTTATCGCGTGA